In Runella sp. SP2, the genomic window GAATCGGCATAAAAACGCCCAATAAACCCCGAACCGAGCATGGCTATCTTTTGCATACAATCTGATTTGTTGATAATTAGAAACAAGTTTTAGAAAAAAGCATTTGTAGTAAACTTTTTAATGATGAGTTTTTGTTAGTACTTTTGCAATACAGTTGCAAATAGATATGTCGAGAATTATTTCTGTTACATTAAATGTAGGTTTAACGGGGCTAGTGCACTTGCTGTGTTGCTGGTTGCCTTTGGTGGTAGTTCTTTTTAATGGCGCTTCAATTGCGTGGTTGGCTGAGTACCGTGCTCCATTGATGGTTCTCCAATTAAGCGTGTTGGCTTGGTCTTTTTACGATCTTTATCTAAGATCTTCGCACGTAGCTTCTCTTTTTGAAAAACGTGTTTTTTGGACTGCTGTAGCCCTTACTGTGGTGCTTAACATCATCCCTCACCGTTATTTTCAAGCCGAAGATAGCCGCTTAGCGCAAGCACAATTTGAGCGTATTCGTAGCACACGGGTGGCACAATTTGAGTTGCAAAAACCCCCAAAATCAGTAGAAAAACTAAGCACAACCTTGCAGTCAGTAGAAGGTGTAGTCCCTTCACAAATAAAACTCAACGATGAAGTGGTGTCGGTCAGGTATTATTTGGGAAAAACCTCAGAACAAACTATCTTGGCCGCACTTCGTCAACAAGGATACGAAGTGACAAGAATTGACTAACCAATAACTCCCAATCTCAAAATGAAAACATTCATCCACCGTACGTTTGTTTACGGCTGTGCATTTGCCTTGGGTACCCTAGGGCTTGTGGCGTGTGGGCCAGACAAAGACCCCAAAATGGAAGAAGCAGGCAAAATTCACTTGGCTTCGATGGAAATTGAAGAAGCGTTGCATGAACAAATTGAGGGGATTGATTCGTTGAAAGTAGTTCTGAACGACAAAAAGAAATCCCTAACTGATGCCGCAGCCATTGCAAGCATCGATTCGACCGTGGCGCAGTTAGATGCTGTGGCCAAATCGTTTGAGGAATGGGAAGAAAACTTGGTTGAAGTACCTGGACTTCCTCACGAACACCACCACCACGAAGGCGAAGAGCATCACGACCACAAGCCAGCCCCTGAGGTGTCAGGTGAACAAATGATTGAAATTCAGAAAGAAATAAAAGCGAACATTGAAAAAATCAAGGCCGATTTGGAAAGTGTTCAAGAAAAAGTGAAGAAGGTTTTATAGTTG contains:
- a CDS encoding heavy-metal-associated domain-containing protein, which produces MSRIISVTLNVGLTGLVHLLCCWLPLVVVLFNGASIAWLAEYRAPLMVLQLSVLAWSFYDLYLRSSHVASLFEKRVFWTAVALTVVLNIIPHRYFQAEDSRLAQAQFERIRSTRVAQFELQKPPKSVEKLSTTLQSVEGVVPSQIKLNDEVVSVRYYLGKTSEQTILAALRQQGYEVTRID